A stretch of Paenibacillus peoriae DNA encodes these proteins:
- a CDS encoding MetQ/NlpA family ABC transporter substrate-binding protein, whose translation MRKSFVLLLGISLLLIAAGCGTKSSDSNGSGAASGSETQKVVIGSMGSDAQIWKHIAQSQAAKDAKLDIEVKEINGGIETNNATKEGEVDVNAFQSWAYLVSYNKESKADLKAIATTYLEPMGIYSQKFKSIDEVTDGALVALADNPANTARGLKLLEASGLIKLKADFNDALGTVNDITSNPKNLKFELIDDKTGPRVIQDVGLVLIGNTIALEGGLNVLKDSLFHEEISQATKNNINVLVTSSDKANNKGLQKLADLYHNEDTQKFIKDEFGGTKVEVKEPVSYLEGQTTTK comes from the coding sequence ATGAGAAAATCGTTCGTTTTACTATTAGGGATTAGTTTATTATTAATTGCCGCAGGATGTGGTACTAAAAGTTCGGACAGCAATGGCTCCGGCGCCGCTTCCGGTTCGGAAACGCAAAAAGTAGTCATCGGATCCATGGGCTCTGACGCCCAGATATGGAAGCATATTGCCCAGTCCCAGGCCGCCAAGGATGCCAAGCTGGACATTGAAGTGAAAGAAATTAACGGTGGAATCGAAACGAACAATGCAACCAAAGAAGGCGAAGTAGACGTGAATGCATTCCAATCATGGGCGTACCTGGTTAGCTATAACAAAGAGAGCAAAGCCGATTTGAAGGCGATAGCCACAACCTATCTGGAGCCGATGGGGATTTATTCGCAAAAATTCAAAAGCATCGATGAAGTGACTGACGGGGCTCTGGTAGCTTTGGCAGATAACCCGGCCAATACGGCAAGAGGTTTGAAGTTATTGGAAGCCTCCGGTTTGATCAAGCTTAAGGCTGACTTTAATGATGCCTTGGGTACAGTCAATGATATTACTAGCAATCCTAAAAACCTGAAATTTGAACTCATTGATGACAAAACAGGCCCACGAGTGATTCAAGATGTAGGCTTGGTGCTGATTGGGAATACGATTGCTTTAGAAGGGGGCCTGAATGTACTGAAAGATTCCTTGTTCCATGAGGAAATCAGTCAGGCAACCAAAAATAATATTAACGTTCTGGTGACTTCATCTGATAAGGCAAATAACAAAGGGCTGCAAAAGTTAGCGGATCTCTATCATAACGAGGATACTCAAAAATTCATTAAAGATGAATTTGGCGGTACCAAAGTAGAAGTTAAAGAGCCGGTTTCTTATTTGGAAGGACAAACTACAACAAAATAA
- a CDS encoding ABC transporter substrate-binding protein: MKSRKNRMIVSFVMSLTLVATLAGCSGNNPSEATKAVTTGDITLTYFSEDSSTNWNGMKDEVGKVIAEKTGVTLDAEFAVGDPVQKISLIAATGNYPDLIAAKADVGKLVDAGAIIDLTDLIDKHAPNIKKMLGDKLVRTKYSLDDPSIYVIPTWSAVEEKKIKPDVGFKLQHRVVKEAGYPDIRTVQDFEKVIKDYLTKHPTDENGNKNIGLSLNADDWHMYQVTNSGFQTTGGPDDGEYYIDQKTHQATYHFRRPEEKEYFRWLNHMNAIGLLDPESFVQKTDQFKAKVASGRVLGLADPEWDYGDGQNALKAEGKFDQTYGHYPVTMSKEYKDTNFWLPGFDGGYGISISSKCKDPVRAIQFLDFLASEEGQVLNNWGIEGKHYTMKDGKRTITPAVLERINNDNAAFQKESGIGLYWNLSVHYGDGIEDSTGNYFTRSYPELLTATYNKSEKEVLKAYKIEHWKDLFPKEEEFPPRAYGAAYTMSLPNDDPAVILGAKMKDITWKRIPEAVMTKPENFDKVWDAYMAELEKAGVQEMEQSFTKHIQDRIKLWSTN; encoded by the coding sequence ATGAAGTCAAGAAAAAACAGAATGATCGTATCTTTCGTAATGTCACTGACTTTAGTGGCGACCCTTGCAGGGTGCAGCGGTAATAATCCGTCCGAGGCTACCAAGGCCGTAACAACGGGTGACATCACGCTTACTTATTTTTCGGAAGACTCCAGCACAAATTGGAATGGCATGAAGGATGAAGTCGGTAAGGTCATCGCTGAAAAAACGGGAGTAACCCTTGATGCTGAATTCGCTGTCGGTGACCCGGTCCAAAAGATTTCATTGATTGCTGCCACAGGAAACTATCCTGATTTAATCGCTGCTAAGGCGGATGTTGGCAAACTTGTCGATGCTGGCGCAATCATTGATCTGACGGATTTGATCGACAAGCATGCACCAAACATCAAAAAAATGCTGGGTGACAAGCTTGTTCGAACAAAGTACAGTTTGGACGACCCATCAATCTATGTGATTCCAACTTGGTCTGCTGTCGAAGAGAAAAAAATCAAACCCGACGTAGGATTTAAACTCCAACACCGTGTCGTCAAGGAAGCGGGATACCCAGACATTCGTACGGTACAGGATTTTGAAAAAGTCATTAAGGACTATCTAACCAAGCATCCGACGGATGAAAATGGCAACAAAAATATCGGACTGTCCCTAAATGCGGACGATTGGCATATGTACCAGGTAACGAACTCAGGATTCCAAACAACTGGGGGACCAGACGATGGTGAATACTACATCGATCAAAAAACACACCAAGCGACTTATCATTTCCGTCGACCGGAAGAAAAAGAATATTTTCGCTGGTTGAATCACATGAATGCCATTGGATTACTTGATCCGGAAAGCTTTGTGCAAAAGACTGACCAGTTTAAAGCGAAAGTGGCTTCAGGTCGCGTACTGGGCCTGGCCGATCCGGAATGGGACTATGGCGACGGACAAAATGCGCTGAAGGCGGAGGGCAAATTCGATCAGACTTACGGTCATTATCCAGTTACCATGAGCAAGGAGTACAAGGATACCAACTTCTGGCTGCCTGGTTTTGATGGGGGGTACGGAATCTCAATCTCTAGCAAATGCAAGGATCCGGTACGCGCTATCCAGTTTCTCGACTTTCTAGCATCGGAAGAGGGGCAAGTCCTGAATAACTGGGGAATTGAAGGAAAGCATTACACGATGAAAGACGGCAAACGGACGATTACTCCGGCTGTACTTGAACGGATAAACAATGACAATGCGGCTTTCCAAAAAGAGTCTGGAATCGGCCTATATTGGAACTTGTCGGTCCATTATGGTGATGGCATCGAGGACTCAACCGGCAACTATTTCACTCGTAGTTATCCAGAACTGCTGACAGCGACTTACAATAAGTCGGAGAAGGAAGTTCTTAAGGCTTATAAGATCGAGCACTGGAAAGATCTATTCCCGAAGGAAGAGGAATTTCCGCCTAGAGCATACGGAGCAGCATATACAATGTCTCTTCCCAATGACGATCCGGCTGTTATTCTTGGAGCCAAGATGAAGGATATTACATGGAAACGAATTCCGGAAGCTGTCATGACTAAACCGGAAAACTTCGACAAGGTTTGGGATGCCTATATGGCAGAACTAGAGAAAGCTGGAGTGCAAGAAATGGAACAATCCTTTACCAAGCATATCCAAGACCGAATTAAGCTGTGGTCCACGAACTAA
- a CDS encoding AraC family transcriptional regulator codes for MIEYLPRSKQHSELYLTQFGIEKCIPSHSFGPAIRDHYLLHYVLDGEGTFEVGGFSYRLRKGQWFLICPQVITYYQADVVNPWSYCWFGFNGVLAETLLKQAGLTMTRPILNFEGDHLIYQYLQLMNESSGCHKARETRLTGLLCLMLSELIEFGPVTPPEQKESRAEIYVEKVKDFIEMNYAQKITIEHIANFIGLNRSYLCSLFKQQVNTSIQDYLVRYRINKACEMMGNAELSIGDISRSVGYNDPLLFSKIFKKIKGFSPKHYRIETHAQTQADY; via the coding sequence GTGATAGAGTATTTGCCACGTAGTAAACAGCACTCTGAATTGTATCTAACTCAGTTTGGTATAGAGAAATGCATACCCAGTCACTCTTTTGGACCTGCGATAAGAGATCACTATTTGCTCCATTATGTTTTGGACGGAGAGGGTACCTTCGAGGTTGGCGGGTTCAGTTATCGCTTGCGGAAAGGACAGTGGTTTCTAATCTGCCCCCAAGTCATCACTTATTATCAAGCCGATGTGGTGAATCCTTGGTCTTATTGCTGGTTTGGTTTTAACGGGGTACTGGCAGAAACACTCCTCAAGCAAGCAGGCCTAACGATGACGCGTCCAATCCTCAACTTTGAAGGAGACCATTTGATTTATCAGTATTTGCAGCTCATGAACGAATCAAGTGGATGCCATAAAGCTCGGGAAACCAGACTGACCGGTCTGCTATGCCTAATGTTATCGGAGCTTATAGAGTTCGGTCCGGTAACACCTCCTGAACAAAAGGAAAGCCGGGCGGAAATTTACGTGGAAAAAGTGAAGGATTTTATCGAAATGAATTATGCTCAGAAGATTACCATTGAGCACATTGCAAATTTTATCGGACTCAATCGGAGCTATTTATGTTCGTTATTCAAACAACAAGTGAACACAAGCATTCAGGATTATTTGGTTCGCTATAGGATCAACAAAGCATGTGAAATGATGGGAAACGCTGAACTTTCGATCGGTGATATTTCCCGTTCAGTCGGCTATAACGATCCTTTACTCTTCTCGAAAATTTTTAAAAAGATAAAGGGATTCTCCCCCAAACACTATCGAATCGAAACCCATGCTCAAACTCAAGCCGACTACTAA
- a CDS encoding sensor histidine kinase: MFFIRMMNDMKLRKKMTLTFISVAVLPLLLCGLFLTGKLREAVIKDAFMQVSNNVERVRNRTEELIKVPLDISYRLTNDNRMKMVASQKYDSYIEVIQAYREYTGIRDYLQLYKEISGIRVYVSNPGALNNWEFIQPDDRMTTADWYKEAIEQKGLAGWNLIKDERDDADYLSLIRSFSVNSPGRKGVLVINVNQRQLNSILNQESFPTLIVDNRNQIVASNEAELFGKNLSEIHADENILFHQEGSYNMLIDGKASKVVIANLAPQNSWNGLRIISIFSVSEITRDANQVIWLGGIAITASLIFAALLIYASASLLSRRLLRLSKHMTQVGTGSWETYLHIDGKDEVGLLSREFNALVSSVNDLVQEVQETNRQKSLVEQRQNEIKFKMLASQINPHFLFNSLESIRMEAHIRQQDDIAKAVWQLSALLRSSLEAGNDKIPLRKELEQVCCYLDLQKFRYEDRLEYRLTVDPNLEEMLVPPLIIQPLVENSIVHGLDNQAEGAVIEVKVKEIPEGVRVMVCDNGAGFTADRLALVQAELAASVHEQEVQRIGLRNVNDRLVLLYGTSSALHIESEPGKGTCIQFFIPGGESK; this comes from the coding sequence ATGTTTTTTATACGAATGATGAATGACATGAAACTGAGAAAGAAGATGACGCTTACATTCATTTCGGTAGCTGTTCTTCCCTTGCTGTTATGTGGCCTGTTTCTGACGGGGAAGCTTCGAGAGGCCGTCATTAAAGACGCCTTTATGCAAGTGTCCAACAATGTCGAGCGGGTCCGAAATCGTACAGAAGAATTGATCAAAGTGCCGCTGGACATCTCGTACCGGCTGACCAATGACAATCGGATGAAAATGGTAGCCAGCCAGAAGTATGACAGCTACATCGAAGTCATTCAGGCATACCGGGAGTATACAGGTATCCGTGACTACCTCCAGTTATACAAAGAGATATCCGGCATCCGTGTCTATGTCTCTAATCCTGGAGCACTTAATAATTGGGAATTTATCCAACCGGATGATAGAATGACAACCGCAGATTGGTACAAGGAGGCCATAGAGCAGAAAGGATTGGCCGGCTGGAATTTAATCAAGGATGAGAGGGACGATGCCGATTATCTCAGCCTGATTCGATCATTCTCAGTGAATTCACCAGGACGAAAAGGGGTTCTGGTCATAAATGTTAACCAACGCCAATTAAACTCAATCCTGAATCAGGAATCGTTCCCTACCTTGATCGTGGATAACCGGAATCAGATTGTCGCGTCCAATGAAGCAGAGTTGTTCGGGAAGAATCTTTCTGAAATTCATGCCGACGAAAATATACTTTTCCATCAGGAAGGAAGTTATAACATGCTCATCGATGGAAAAGCGTCGAAGGTGGTTATCGCCAATCTAGCTCCACAGAATAGCTGGAATGGACTTCGCATTATTTCCATTTTTTCCGTTTCTGAGATTACCCGAGATGCTAATCAAGTGATATGGCTTGGCGGAATCGCGATCACAGCCAGCCTGATATTTGCAGCCTTGCTGATCTATGCTTCTGCTTCGCTATTATCCAGAAGGCTTCTTCGCTTGAGCAAGCATATGACCCAAGTAGGGACGGGCTCATGGGAAACCTATCTCCATATCGATGGGAAAGATGAAGTGGGTCTATTATCGAGGGAATTTAACGCGCTCGTCAGCAGCGTGAACGATTTGGTTCAGGAGGTTCAAGAGACGAATCGCCAGAAAAGTCTCGTGGAGCAAAGACAAAACGAGATCAAGTTCAAGATGCTGGCAAGCCAGATCAATCCGCATTTTCTCTTCAATTCTTTGGAGTCTATCAGAATGGAGGCCCACATTCGCCAACAGGACGATATCGCTAAAGCAGTCTGGCAGTTGAGCGCGTTGTTGCGCAGCAGTCTGGAGGCTGGTAACGACAAGATTCCACTGCGTAAAGAGCTTGAGCAAGTGTGCTGTTATCTCGATCTTCAAAAGTTTCGGTATGAAGACCGTTTGGAGTATCGCTTAACCGTTGATCCAAATTTGGAGGAAATGTTGGTTCCACCTCTGATTATCCAACCATTGGTGGAAAATTCTATTGTACATGGTCTGGATAATCAAGCAGAAGGAGCTGTCATTGAAGTGAAAGTTAAGGAAATCCCGGAGGGGGTTCGAGTTATGGTATGTGACAACGGCGCTGGTTTCACGGCCGATCGTCTCGCCCTAGTACAAGCAGAGCTTGCTGCATCCGTACATGAACAGGAGGTCCAGCGAATTGGACTACGAAACGTAAATGATCGTCTCGTCTTACTGTATGGGACCTCAAGTGCTTTACATATTGAGAGCGAGCCTGGGAAAGGCACTTGTATTCAGTTTTTCATACCTGGGGGTGAATCCAAATGA
- a CDS encoding ABC transporter permease: protein MKAVTVVSEKAYKKTERNAWKVFKSQRYLYYMSIPFVIWVFVFQYLPLWGWTMAFQKYKPGLSFFEQKWVGLEHFRTLFRDDHFYQVLRNTLAMSLMGLIAGFIVPVVFALLLNEVRIQVIKRFVQTVSYLPHFVSWVVAAGIVTKMLSADGGVVNDMFMGLGIIEQPIQFMAQGKLFWWVVTFGDIWKETGWNAIIYLAAIAGIGPELYEAARVDGASRFRQMWHITLPGIRPTIIILLIMSIGHLLGTGFEKQFLLGNHLVIDYSEVLDLYALNYGLAMGRYSFGTAINIFNSVISLILLFAANGIFKRYTNESIM from the coding sequence ATGAAAGCGGTAACAGTGGTTTCGGAAAAGGCATACAAAAAGACGGAGAGGAATGCTTGGAAGGTATTTAAAAGCCAGAGGTATCTTTACTACATGTCCATTCCGTTTGTTATTTGGGTTTTTGTCTTCCAGTATTTGCCGCTATGGGGCTGGACAATGGCCTTTCAAAAATATAAACCCGGTTTGAGTTTTTTTGAGCAAAAGTGGGTGGGCTTGGAGCATTTTCGTACTTTGTTCCGAGATGATCATTTCTACCAAGTGCTGCGGAACACGCTGGCTATGAGTCTTATGGGACTGATCGCCGGTTTTATCGTGCCGGTTGTCTTTGCTTTACTGCTCAACGAGGTTCGTATCCAGGTTATAAAGCGATTTGTTCAGACGGTATCTTATCTGCCGCACTTTGTTTCATGGGTGGTTGCTGCAGGCATTGTCACCAAAATGCTTTCAGCGGATGGCGGTGTCGTGAATGATATGTTCATGGGTCTAGGCATCATCGAACAGCCGATCCAGTTTATGGCCCAAGGTAAATTATTTTGGTGGGTTGTAACCTTCGGAGACATCTGGAAGGAAACAGGTTGGAACGCCATTATTTATCTGGCTGCCATCGCCGGTATTGGTCCTGAATTATACGAGGCTGCGCGGGTCGACGGCGCTAGCCGATTCCGGCAAATGTGGCATATCACGCTGCCAGGGATCCGGCCGACCATTATCATCCTCCTGATTATGTCTATTGGTCATTTGCTCGGTACGGGATTCGAGAAACAATTTTTGCTGGGCAATCACCTGGTCATTGATTACTCTGAAGTACTTGATTTGTATGCGCTTAATTATGGTCTGGCGATGGGACGTTACTCTTTCGGAACGGCAATTAATATCTTTAATTCGGTGATAAGCCTGATCCTATTGTTTGCGGCTAACGGAATCTTTAAGCGCTATACCAACGAGAGTATTATGTAG
- a CDS encoding response regulator transcription factor, which produces MIKVVIVDDEPKLRQGLQTLIPWESLGFIVTATAANGKEALEVIEEKAPDVVIVDIRMPVMDGLQLIEHLRSSGHHLHFMILSGYADFEYAKQAIKYGVFGYLVKPVDIDEMSSSLKRIRERIEEERLQGEWRKREVINRDLYLHSLLVPQERTEDPAKLRSKAIEADLLWSNYEVVVVYSRVSEVDRSDVAYQLSNGLKAKIEGQMMGLVTVIPPYTVLLLNAPLRGRERREILHNEIRNAADNVRFVAATGGAVSAPEDICKSFLKAQEAVKQSFFSEKNRLLGPYPFFSPALDSPRLSADKAEETMEEFIFRLYYSLEVGNQTAILPLLNEAAAFFLQQGQDEKLIKESFFFLSNAVIHKLTAGFCIELKETEEVSRFLNGIYQHDHLHDLLEETYRFLLALAKDSEPRGKEQEFKKMIDFIHSHYTDNLKLETLAGLLNYSTAYLGQLFKNKTGEYFNTYLDRVRIQKAKELLDQGMKVYEVAESVGYTSVNYFYSKFKRYEGRSPSEYRNP; this is translated from the coding sequence ATGATTAAGGTAGTCATCGTTGACGATGAGCCGAAGCTTCGCCAAGGGCTTCAAACGCTGATCCCATGGGAAAGCCTCGGATTTATCGTTACAGCTACGGCAGCCAATGGAAAAGAAGCACTGGAAGTCATCGAGGAAAAAGCCCCTGATGTCGTAATCGTCGATATCCGCATGCCGGTTATGGATGGCCTACAGTTGATTGAGCACTTGAGATCCAGCGGTCATCATTTGCACTTTATGATCCTCAGTGGATATGCCGACTTTGAGTATGCCAAACAAGCGATCAAATATGGGGTATTCGGCTATCTCGTTAAACCGGTCGACATTGATGAAATGTCGTCCAGTTTAAAACGGATACGCGAGCGGATCGAAGAGGAGCGTCTTCAAGGGGAGTGGCGTAAGAGAGAGGTTATAAATCGGGATTTATACCTGCATAGCCTGCTTGTCCCTCAAGAGAGAACTGAAGATCCGGCCAAGTTGAGAAGTAAGGCAATAGAAGCGGATTTGTTGTGGAGCAACTACGAAGTCGTGGTCGTCTACTCGCGTGTTTCTGAAGTGGACCGTTCTGATGTCGCATACCAGCTTTCGAATGGATTAAAGGCAAAGATCGAGGGGCAGATGATGGGGCTTGTCACAGTAATCCCGCCGTATACAGTCCTGTTGCTCAACGCGCCGCTGCGCGGAAGAGAACGGCGTGAAATTCTGCACAATGAGATTCGTAATGCTGCGGATAATGTTAGGTTCGTCGCTGCAACCGGAGGGGCAGTATCTGCTCCTGAAGATATTTGTAAATCTTTTTTAAAGGCCCAGGAAGCGGTAAAACAATCCTTTTTCAGTGAGAAGAACCGACTGCTAGGTCCGTATCCTTTCTTTTCTCCTGCGCTGGATTCCCCCCGATTATCTGCTGATAAAGCTGAGGAAACGATGGAGGAATTCATCTTCCGCCTGTATTACAGTCTGGAAGTAGGAAACCAAACCGCAATACTGCCATTATTGAACGAGGCGGCTGCATTTTTTCTCCAACAGGGGCAAGATGAGAAGTTGATCAAAGAGTCGTTCTTCTTTCTGTCCAATGCGGTCATTCACAAGCTGACCGCGGGTTTCTGTATCGAGTTGAAAGAGACGGAGGAAGTTTCCCGTTTTTTGAATGGGATATACCAGCATGATCATTTACATGATCTTTTGGAAGAGACCTACCGTTTCCTGCTAGCTTTGGCGAAAGACTCCGAACCTCGTGGAAAGGAGCAGGAATTCAAAAAAATGATCGACTTCATTCACAGTCATTATACAGACAACCTGAAGCTGGAAACGCTGGCTGGACTACTAAACTATAGTACTGCCTATTTGGGCCAGCTATTCAAGAACAAGACGGGGGAGTACTTTAACACTTATCTGGACCGAGTCCGCATCCAAAAGGCCAAGGAGCTGCTGGATCAGGGAATGAAAGTATACGAAGTCGCTGAAAGCGTGGGCTATACAAGCGTCAACTACTTTTACAGCAAATTCAAAAGGTACGAAGGCCGTTCACCGTCGGAATATAGAAATCCATAA
- a CDS encoding alpha-galactosidase translates to MGIIVQEQTGLFHLQSSGMSYIIQVVDGFPVHVYWGDRLKHRESTADLLPHTSATAGLDRLPQEYPQYGSGDFRTPAYQVELEDGTRITELKYDGYRIMKGKPSLSGLPAVYTENEDEADTLELELKDAFSGLKVVLLYTVFADRNVIARSARLSNAGEKNLRLLRALSASVDVSGKSDLEFMYLSGAWAREGNITRKPILQGETRIDSKRGMSSHQLNPFTALVTRETTESYGEAFGFSLVYSGGFEAGAEMDSFGSTRFNIGVNSFDFSWLLSPGGSFQTPEAVMVYSGQGLGDMSRTYHRLYRTRLCRGKYRDEERPILVNNWEATYFDFNADKLVSIAKEGAELGIELFVLDDGWFGKRDSDNSSLGDWYEDRRKLPDGLADVAKRINQLGLEFGLWFEPEMISPDSELYREHPDWCLHVPGRRRSEARWQLVLDYTRKEVRDFIYDSLAAIFSSVPVSYVKWDMNRCLTEIGSAALPPERQSETAHRYVLGLYELLERVTTEFPHILFESCSSGGGRFDPGMLYYMPQVWTSDNTDAVERLKIQYGTSLVYPVSATGAHVSAVPNHQVGRITPLDFRGDVAMSGNFGYELDLTKFTDEEKETVKRQIAVYKQIRGLVQKGDLYRLKSPFENNESAWMFVSEDQEDAIVYYFQVMAVPNAPWRALRLDGLNPELEYEVQSGNSGQKSIHGGDRLRKLGLPLVYRQKDYESGWFRLRAIRSNKA, encoded by the coding sequence ATGGGTATCATTGTTCAAGAGCAAACGGGGCTGTTTCATCTACAGTCGTCGGGCATGAGTTATATTATTCAGGTTGTGGATGGATTTCCTGTGCATGTATACTGGGGAGATAGGCTGAAGCATCGCGAATCAACTGCCGATCTATTGCCTCACACTTCTGCGACGGCTGGATTGGATCGGCTTCCGCAAGAGTATCCGCAGTATGGGAGTGGAGACTTCCGTACCCCGGCGTATCAAGTAGAACTTGAGGATGGAACTCGTATTACGGAGTTGAAGTACGATGGTTACCGTATCATGAAGGGAAAGCCATCATTAAGCGGGCTTCCGGCCGTATATACCGAGAATGAAGACGAAGCGGATACGCTGGAACTGGAATTAAAAGATGCCTTTTCAGGTCTTAAAGTGGTTCTTCTTTACACCGTTTTCGCGGATCGAAACGTAATCGCTCGTTCGGCTCGCTTGAGTAATGCGGGGGAAAAGAATCTTAGGCTCCTTCGTGCACTAAGTGCCAGTGTCGATGTTTCGGGTAAAAGCGATTTGGAATTCATGTATCTTTCGGGAGCATGGGCTCGGGAAGGGAATATTACCCGCAAACCAATTCTTCAAGGTGAAACCCGAATTGATAGTAAAAGGGGCATGAGCAGCCATCAACTCAACCCTTTTACTGCATTGGTCACTCGGGAGACAACGGAAAGCTATGGCGAGGCATTCGGCTTTAGCCTTGTGTATAGCGGGGGCTTTGAGGCGGGAGCAGAAATGGATTCATTTGGCTCCACACGGTTTAACATCGGCGTGAACTCCTTTGACTTTTCGTGGTTACTGAGCCCAGGGGGGAGTTTCCAAACGCCAGAAGCCGTTATGGTTTACTCCGGTCAAGGCCTGGGAGATATGTCGCGGACGTATCATCGCTTGTATCGGACTCGACTTTGCCGAGGGAAATATCGGGACGAAGAAAGACCTATTCTGGTCAACAACTGGGAAGCTACCTATTTTGACTTCAATGCAGATAAGTTGGTATCGATCGCGAAAGAGGGGGCTGAGCTAGGCATCGAACTATTTGTCTTAGATGACGGTTGGTTCGGAAAACGAGATTCCGACAATTCGTCTCTTGGCGATTGGTACGAGGATCGTCGGAAGCTGCCAGACGGACTTGCGGATGTCGCGAAACGTATCAATCAGCTGGGTCTTGAGTTCGGGCTCTGGTTTGAGCCAGAGATGATCTCTCCAGACAGTGAGTTGTACCGGGAGCATCCGGACTGGTGCCTTCACGTTCCGGGACGGAGGCGCAGCGAAGCCAGATGGCAACTAGTGCTGGACTATACTCGCAAGGAAGTGCGCGATTTCATCTACGATTCGCTGGCTGCCATTTTCTCCAGCGTGCCGGTTTCTTACGTGAAATGGGATATGAACCGCTGCCTGACGGAAATCGGTTCCGCTGCTCTGCCGCCGGAACGCCAATCCGAGACTGCCCATCGCTATGTTCTTGGATTGTATGAATTATTGGAGCGCGTCACCACTGAATTTCCGCATATTCTTTTCGAGAGCTGTTCAAGTGGCGGAGGACGCTTTGATCCAGGCATGCTTTACTACATGCCTCAAGTCTGGACTAGTGATAATACCGATGCGGTGGAACGCCTGAAGATTCAATATGGAACTAGCCTTGTCTATCCTGTAAGCGCAACCGGGGCGCATGTCTCGGCAGTTCCGAACCATCAAGTTGGACGCATAACGCCCCTTGATTTTCGAGGTGATGTAGCCATGTCCGGGAATTTTGGATATGAGCTTGATCTCACGAAATTCACCGATGAGGAAAAAGAGACGGTCAAACGCCAAATCGCAGTCTACAAGCAGATTCGTGGTTTAGTACAGAAGGGTGACTTGTATCGCCTAAAGAGTCCGTTTGAAAATAACGAGTCGGCTTGGATGTTTGTTTCTGAAGACCAAGAGGATGCCATCGTCTACTATTTCCAAGTGATGGCTGTCCCGAACGCGCCTTGGCGAGCCCTCCGCCTTGACGGACTTAATCCAGAACTCGAATATGAAGTTCAGTCAGGAAATAGCGGACAAAAGTCTATCCATGGGGGGGATAGGCTTAGGAAGTTGGGGCTTCCTCTTGTCTACAGACAGAAAGACTATGAAAGTGGATGGTTCAGGCTCCGGGCAATAAGGTCCAACAAGGCTTAA
- a CDS encoding carbohydrate ABC transporter permease: protein MEAVKSSTPVGRLNNWLKAKSPQDRILEVVVYLFMIVVTVLTIYPFLNVLAISFNDSVDTIRGGITIWPRQFTLKNYDLIFTYEGLITGFKISFLRTVIGTVAGLASGSMLAYTLARSDFQARRFISIFLAVTMYVSGGLIPGFILMKELHLIDTFAVYILPGLVSAFNVFIIRSFIDGLPYALQESAKLDGANDFTIYWRVILPLCKPALATVALFLAVGQWNSWFDTYLFNGSNESLTTLQYELMKILQSTTTSATNSQDAANMAERMAQVSPESVKMAITIIVTVPILIVYPFLQKYFVKGMTLGAVKS from the coding sequence ATGGAGGCTGTCAAAAGCAGTACGCCAGTCGGCCGATTAAACAACTGGCTTAAGGCGAAATCACCACAAGATCGAATCTTAGAAGTCGTTGTTTATCTTTTCATGATTGTGGTAACCGTTCTAACAATCTATCCGTTCTTAAATGTACTGGCTATCTCTTTTAATGATTCGGTAGATACCATTAGAGGGGGAATCACCATCTGGCCAAGACAATTTACGTTGAAGAATTACGATTTGATTTTCACCTATGAGGGGTTAATCACTGGATTCAAGATATCCTTTCTGCGGACCGTCATTGGCACCGTAGCGGGCTTGGCCAGCGGTTCGATGCTTGCGTATACGCTTGCACGAAGTGACTTTCAAGCTCGAAGGTTCATCTCAATCTTTCTTGCCGTCACCATGTATGTTTCCGGGGGATTAATCCCAGGTTTTATCTTGATGAAGGAATTGCATTTGATTGATACATTTGCCGTCTATATTTTACCCGGCCTTGTAAGTGCGTTTAATGTCTTCATTATTCGTTCCTTCATTGATGGTCTGCCTTATGCGTTGCAAGAATCAGCTAAGCTAGATGGTGCCAACGATTTCACGATATATTGGCGCGTTATTCTTCCTCTTTGCAAACCAGCATTAGCGACCGTAGCGCTCTTCTTGGCAGTAGGGCAATGGAACTCTTGGTTCGATACTTATCTGTTTAATGGGTCTAACGAATCGTTGACGACCCTTCAATATGAATTGATGAAAATTTTGCAGAGTACTACAACGAGCGCAACCAATTCTCAGGATGCTGCCAATATGGCTGAGCGTATGGCACAAGTGTCTCCGGAATCGGTCAAAATGGCAATCACCATCATTGTTACAGTCCCGATTCTTATCGTCTATCCTTTTCTACAAAAGTATTTTGTTAAAGGTATGACGCTTGGAGCGGTAAAAAGCTAA